DNA sequence from the Ochotona princeps isolate mOchPri1 unplaced genomic scaffold, mOchPri1.hap1 HAP1_SCAFFOLD_2755, whole genome shotgun sequence genome:
CTCCGAGTGCGTGAACACTCCAGGCAGCTTCGAGTGCAGATGCAACCCATACAGGAAGGTGCAAGGCAGTGCATGCGTAGGTGAGTTGGCTCAAAGTGCCTTTCCTGTAGCTCTTCTTTCCATCTCACTCGCTTCTTCTCTGTGTTAGTTGGGTGTCCGTGGAGGTGCCGTTAATTAGATAGCCAAGTTAGATTCTTAGCTGCTTTGAGGTGCACCATATAAGGAACAGCACCCAATAGCGTCACATTAGGACTTGGCcgcatcttgcatctgctgaggGCATACTATTCCGCAGAATTTGACGGATCCTTGTAGTTGACACACGCACGCGTGCAGCGTTTGGGGGGAAAACGATACGCCATCATCAACTTACAGCACCGTGTAAACTTGGCCTCCCTGtcattcctctttctgtaacagaTATAAACGAGTGTCTTGACAACCGAGGCGGGTGTCTGGACTACAGTGATTGCATCAACAACGATGGAGCTCCCCCGACTTGCAGATGTTGGAAGGGGTACGGCGGCAACGATGGCAAACCAGGGAGGGCGTGTCAAGGTAATGAATTTTCGAAGAAGCCGGGAGGAGGCATACGATACAACATATGCGCTCGATTCCGTTCAGTGCAGCTCGTGCAACAGGCGGCGTCACGCTTGATGCCACGGCACTCGAGTAGCATGCGTCACAATGTCAGAAGTATCCGTTCTGACTTGTTTCATTTGATTGCTGGATTGCTGGATGATGTGAATTGTTTTACATCGTTTGCGATAGAGACCGCTGACTAGGAAGCGACATTCTGTTCTCTGTGCTTGTCTACATGCAGATATCAATGAATGCGACGACCCCGACAGTTGCAGCAGCGACTCTGTATGCGTTAATACACCGGGCTCATTCCGTTGTGACTGCAAGCCAGGGTTCGCTAAGAATGAAGGGGGCAAATGCGAAAGAATAAGTTTCTGTGTCGCACACGGTAACGACTGTGACCCGGTTTTTGCGGACTGCAGAGAAGTACCAGGTACTTTCGGATACACCTGCAAGGAAGGATTCGAAGGCAACGGGAGGAAGGGAAACTGCAAGCGTAAGCCAACGTGCCAACAGTGTTCATCCACAATACCTCTTGGCAAGATAACACGAGTACATGGGTGCATTGCTCTTCCCAAACATCATGCGTTGCAGGACTAACCTCCACTGCTGATGGGTACACGCTTCACTGTCTTGTGTGTACTGGGTGAATGAGGGAGGGACGCAGGGGAGGCTACGAAACCGTCAATCTTTGATGTAAATCTCGTTTATGGAATGCGCACGGTGAAGCGGAAAGTCGTAGCCTTCAACGAGGCCTCTGAGAATATTACCTCAATAACGACGAGCCACCGTTAGCGTGTTATGTCGCTAAATTTTCCTCGCTGTGTAGTGGGTAGTGTTGATTGCTTCGTCCGTTCCAGCTCCGTGAGTGCTTTTCTTAGTCAAAAAGAGCATGCGCATGCTGTAGTTAGCTCAGTCAGTGTGCTACGAGATGCCACGTTGACAGCTCTGTGTTCCTAAGTTCAACAGTCGCGCtggaattactgctgagggagACGAATGGTACTGCACTGGTCGGGGAGGCGATTTTGCGTATGCCTACTTCAATCTATCGCGGCCGTGCACGTCAGCCACGGCCTTCGGCTCTCCTAGATGTAATCAGTCAGCAGTGAAAACTTGACACTCAATTCCACGTGCAGTGTTTTGCCTGCAGCCCTTCCTGGCAATGAGAGCAGAGCGTGCGAGCTGCTGGGGCTTCAATGCGGATCGTACGAGCACTGTGGTATTGACGAAGTCAACGGTGGCACGtacacctgtgaagtgctttctCGAGCTAAACAAATTCGTGTGCTGGTGAAGGAAGGTTTTACCTCGGAGACGCCACTCTGGATCTGGGGCTGCGTGGCTGCAGGGTGCTTAGTCTTTCTGATTGCACTCGTGTTTGCGACATGTAGGTGAAGCCAGTCTTTCTGCCTACGTATGGCGAGCTCTACCTCTGCAGCACTTCGCGGAGTAAGACGTAGAAGGTTCAGCAAGAGACGCAATCTGAAAGGACATGGTCACAAAAAGAGTGTGAGGCAGCGTCATGGTACACTGGTGGAAGCTGCGTCTTCTCATAACTGATAGAAAATATAAGCATCGCACATTCTAGAGAGTGTATAGATTTGCAGGCGACGGGAAGCGGCCCAAACGTTCTCTGTGTGGTGCTGTGTCATGCATATTATCCATTACAGGGGCTTTTTGGAAGCGGAAAGAACGTCCTAACAGGGATGATTCGGTAGCACTCTTATATGAGGCAGGTAGGACAAGGAAGCCATATGTTTGGAGATACCCAGAGGACACACTATTAGAGTCACATTACACCATGCTGTGAAGAAAGTTCTGAACACTAAGACCTAGCTGTGGAGTACATCATTCTTCGCTAATGAAGTAGCGCAGATCCATTTTTTTCGACACCTCCATAGTAGGTTTTTCCCGTGTCGTCATCAAGCTTGCTACATGTGCACACGTTCACGTATACGCATGGGGCTGGTGCTAGAGGTCAACGGATGGCCAACGAAAGCGGGTCACGCTTGTGCAAGAAAGTTGCTGGGCCTGATTTGCTGTGTTTCACTAGCTTTTTGAGGGTCCTCTGCGTTTCCTTGGTTCAGGCATAGGATTCGAATACGGTGCTGTCGCAATGTAATGACGCAGCTCTCAACGTCTCGCGGACTCGGTCCACCAGCTGACCAGTGCCTTCACAGCTGTCGTATTATAGCCAGACAGCCTGGGGAAATTGACACTGCGTTAGTTGCGGATGAATCGATTTTATGTAAACGCCCGCGCCCTCGGACAGGAAAATTGGGAGGTACCGTCGCTTCAGGTTTTTGAAGATTTAGGAGGCGGCGAACGCCTACTGCAAGAACTGAAGTCACTCGTATCTGCTCTTTTGTTCGGGTCACGCgtgtttgttattttgttttggtcACGTATCACCCCTCAAATATTGAACAATGAATGCTCGACTCCTGGACACTACTATGGATTCAAGATTGCGAGAAACAGGGTGTAGTAGCGCCTTCGCGCTACGTGGTATGCGATCAGCTTCATGAAACCACCAGAGTTCTGCGGAGACTTCACGTACTTTTGGGAGAGGTGGACGTGTTTGACCGTGGTCGGGGTTGAACTCGTCTCACCATCTGGGTGTAAACGACTTTAAAAAACTGTTACTTCCAAAAACTGTTGTATCCGGTAGTGGTAGATGCTCTTCATCGATTCCCCATCATAATTTAGCAGGAAAAGAAGGATTCGTTTTGTAGAGTGCTTAAGTTTGCAGTCCGGGGAGCCTCGTCGCGGATGCTGTATTCAGTGCCCGCGGCGGATTAGAATTCTCATGAGAGCGACTTTCCCGGTATTTTAACATCATCTTTGTTGGTCTCATGTCGGGACGACATTGACATCTCGCCTCGCGCGAAGATGTTGAGGTCAAGTAACTAGCGCCTCAACAACTTCAGGCTCCGTCACAGCCATGACTGAACTACAGCGATGCGTGTGTTAGTGTGGGAGTGTTGAGGCTACTCGTTCCCTCATAGTTGTCCTGGTGACGGCCTAGGCGGTGTGTAAGCGGATGCCGTTCTCCGAATCTGGCTTATACTTGCCTGTAACTTCGCCGCGACAAACAATTCGCCGCTTTCTGGTACGCGCGTAGGTGTGGGGAACGACGTCGTTCGCCTAAAGTGACGAGTGCGAGTGTTTTTCCACGCATGTAAGGCCTTGTGGCGTGCAACTGGTCTCTAAGAGGTCGCTGATCCCATCGGCTTACGCAGCGCGGCATGTATCTCGCTAACAGCACATCTCACTACAGGTGCCGGTAAATCAGAGACCCTTGTAGAGTGAAACATCGTAGAATGTAGTAGGACTGGTGGCCCACTTGCAAGCCAGCTGTTTAAGATCCCTAGCGCCTGAAGTCCAGAATTCATAACGTTTTCACTCATCTATCCCGGATCAGTACCCTGTGTAATATCATAACCGTCCGCCGTCCTGGCGAGGCGTCTGCCTTCACTAGAAACATAGGTTCGCGTTCTAGGCGTCAAGTGAATATGAGGGGACTCGTGGGCAATGAATACCGTTAGACTGTATGCTACAGGATGCGGAAGTCCATGTGAAATCGATTTCGACGTCGTCGCGTTTGCTGACAGGCAGAACTGCACTACTTCGAGTACGAGGCCTTTCGTAGGCCTACGCTGCTCGTGAAATACGAGTAAAAGATAACTATCCCGTCAATGTTTATAGGGTGCGAATTCCCGATGAAGATGGGTCCAGGTCTGAAGCGCGTACACGATGGACCTGTGTGTTCACACAGTAAAACAGGGGTTCCAAGGAAATCTAACTTCTCTTGTCACCTCGAGTCGACGCATTATAGATAATGAAAAGCAGCGGAAATCGAACACATGCGCCCGTTAGTCCAGTGGAGGCGTGTCCCGTCCGCTCATTTGTGCTGGCGCACCACTACTCGTTTCTGCCAGTAGCAATAGGCTCCTTGCACTAGTAGCATTGCATTCTCCTGATTTCATCACAGGAAGCCTGTAATGTCTCCCTACGTCTGACAAGCTTGCTTCGCACTTTCTCTGAGCGATGCAAAGCAACTTTCTCAACATGCTGCCAGCGTCGTACGTACTCGCAATGAAAGCACACGTAGACCcctattttcaattttcttcacTTTGCAGCGCACCCAGTCAAAAAAAGTGTACACCCGCCTGCACATACAGCATGCGCGGCATtatcctcacccctcccccccccaggacTTTCGTCTGCATGTCCACAGCGTGCGCAAGCCATGATGTGCGAATATTCAGTGCATGCGTTGCTTTCAAGCTGCTGTATAGAGCATGCATCAGAAGCAGCAGAGGTAGGCGTCAACCAGGATAAGCGGCGTCTCTAGTCCTGAAAGTTGGTAGTTGTGTTCTCCTGCAGCTCTGGCAAAACGAACTGCTGCGCGCAGCTGGGAGGACGCCTACTTGCGCACATCTCTCACTCATCATCGAGTGCATATATCGCGAATAATATGACAGCTTCAGCAGAACTGTCTGCGCATACGCTTACAAACCCCCGCAGGTACAGACACGTTCTACCAAACCAGCTACGAGGATGTTGCTCGGCCCCACAATCCAGTGCCGTTTCAGGATGCTGTCTGGAAAGGAGTACCAAGCAAGTCTTCCATAGAAAAGTTATATAGAAAGGGTGTGAGATCCGAACGTGGTGATCTCGACAGCTACGCAGCACTAGTGCAGTATATACAGCTACGTATGCAACTGCTACAGGAAATGATGGCGTTCAAACGGTCTTTCGGCATGTGCTGAGTGCAACACGCTAAAATAATTGGCACACCGACAGCGCCTTCACTGGAAGATAGCTGCACCAAGATTTAGGAAGTGTACGCCATCAGAGTATCGAGCTTGAAGTGCAAAATGCATTAAAGCTTGATTCGCCGAGGCATCTGGACGAGCTGCGAAGATCGATTAGCTGATATGTCTTGCCGCCCAGGGTTCGTATAGGTTATGAAGTGAGCGACAAGGGATGCGTCGGAACAGAGGGCAGATACAGACTTTCAATCACGCGCCGCGTTGCTCATATCTCAAAAGTTACACAAGGCTGCTTTACCCACTGCCAAGAAGCACAGAACCTCCGTTCGGTACGTGCAATACAATTTACACGCCTGCGCTTTCCCCGCACCGAAGCATTCACCGGGTACGCTTCATTGCTAAACTCGATGTCTCAGAGCCACAGAGCAATCCCATGAAGTGCTTACCACGCTGAACACAGACGCCTTCCTCATGTGAACTGCTAAATCCATAGCATTCGGGCAACGCCTTGAGAATTCATACTCAGCAGCTGAAAGCCCATCAGATGTCTGAGACTCTTCAAGTGTACGCCGCAGCATGTCCACGGCTGCATACACGAACCTGCGAGGATATACTCAGGCCCAGTACAGCTTCGCAAAGATTCCTGGTGAAAAACAGCTGTGATAAAGCCATACTGCGGTACGGAGTTCTGTAAAGATATGACAGCATATTTTGCGCAGAAACGTCTCCTTGTAGAGGTTCGAAGCCTGCTGAATGTGAACGTGTACCCTATCCGGTAACGCACTGAATAACACTCCTTTCTGAGGAGTTTCTGTCGTGTTATAGCCTGCCCTCCGTGCCGCGGCTCAGGTTTTTCATAAGGCGCTTCAGCAGTTCTTCCaatcaaaatttgaaaaatacgCAATTTCGCTGCCACTCATTGTCTCGAAGGGTTCTTACGCTTCTGTATCTTTGAGAATGATACTTTCCAAAGCAGCCGCCATGAAGAGCAGAGATCTTTGTAGACCATGTGTTTCACTGTACAGGTAGTACAGCGGGACTGCGTCACCACCGTGGCAAAAGAGGGTGACGCATGGAACAATGATATGCTCGGAAACCGTAAGCGCATGCTAATCTTGGCGATGCGTGAGTGTCTCCAGAGCTCCCTAGTCTGATCTCATATACGTCTGCAGGCACGGATATGCTTTTATACTGTTTGCTGCGCATAGAATACAGAGTTGTGCACGCACGCGCACGTATGCCTCCACAAacttatgtatatacatatatgtaccgATTTGTATTCCGCGGGGCGTATGTCGCTTCGTGGAACGCCTACGTCTCTTCATTTTGCAGAATGTATGCTAGAAAGTGGATAATGATCTGATTGCACTGTACAAgctgctgcaacatcagctgaGGAAGCGTACGTAGTAGGGGGAGCTGCTGCTTGGCCATAACGGCGGGATGCAGGCAGCGTGCCCAGTGCTCTGCGCCTAGCAGTTGTGATAATCGAGGAAGTTTGTGCTTCCGCTGCTGCTTCAACAGCAGAGCTGCTTCATCTCTGCTATGACATGCCAACGTCAAAAAAATAGGGCGTCCATCCACTCGAGATGGAGATTGGCCAGCGCACAGAGGGGTCCCACTAAAGCTGTTACCCTCTTCCgcagacatatttttaaaatgtatgcagaGGAAATCGCGCTCTTCAGCAACGCTAACTTCAGCTGTCACGTACTCGTCGTGTGTATCGGCGACCCCAGAGCTACCCGGGGCGACGGAAACACGCAGGAGACGTTGCAAATCAACACCCTTCGCTGTGACGGCAGCAGCCTGCGGACCTGTGACCCCACCTGTCGCTGATGCAGCGGCAACAAACACATCCATTGTCGCACAGCCTTCAGAGCCAGCTGTGCAGAGAGAACTTGCAAGGGGCGCCGCTTGTCCGTACGCAGCATTGAAAGGTTTCTGGTTGACGCTGGACGAAGAAGCGGCGCAGGTACGACAGCGAACACCAGCAGCAACCGCAGACGAGCAAGAGAGTGAAGCTGCATGGCTATTCGTATGTGTACACAAAGAGGCCGTGCGACCAGTAGGGACTGCAGGAGGATCGTGTGCTAAAAGAG
Encoded proteins:
- the LOC131479465 gene encoding fibrillin-2-like, with translation IDEGASKQNPCKFILHDSECVNTPGSFECRCNPYRKVQGSACVDINECLDNRGGCLDYSDCINNDGAPPTCRCWKGYGGNDGKPGRACQDINECDDPDSCSSDSVCVNTPGSFRCDCKPGFAKNEGGKCERISFCVAHGNDCDPVFADCREVPGTFGYTCKEGFEGNGRKGNCKPLPGNESRACELLGLQCGSYEHCGIDEVNGGTYTCEVLSRAKQIRVLVKEGFTSETPLWIWGCVAAGCLVFLIALVFATWAFWKRKERPNRDDSVALLYEADCEKQGVVAPSRYVVCDQLHETTRVLRRLHVLLGEVDVFDRGRG